In Pseudomonadota bacterium, one genomic interval encodes:
- a CDS encoding twin-arginine translocase TatA/TatE family subunit: MFGLGFPELVVILFIILLVFGAGKLPEIGGAIGKGIKSFKKATHEPEEKDVAPPKENKDQEKPS, translated from the coding sequence ATGTTCGGTCTTGGATTTCCTGAACTTGTAGTCATATTGTTTATAATCCTTTTGGTCTTCGGGGCAGGCAAGCTCCCGGAGATAGGAGGGGCAATCGGTAAGGGTATAAAAAGCTTTAAAAAGGCAACACATGAACCCGAGGAAAAGGATGTAGCCCCGCCAAAAGAGAACAAGGATCAGGAAAAACCCTCTTAA